The Quercus robur chromosome 7, dhQueRobu3.1, whole genome shotgun sequence genome has a segment encoding these proteins:
- the LOC126693349 gene encoding pentatricopeptide repeat-containing protein At5g50390, chloroplastic-like, with amino-acid sequence MEIPLLSYHFPFTVKDRKSMFSGYCFSFSRRKWINPFDRIRCCSLEVQGVQQPWLKPKPSKIDVGERKETVLEEPQMRKHPSSGICSQIEKLVLNKRYREALELFEILEFEGGFELESSTYDALISACIGLKSIRGVKRVFSYMSSNVFDLDLYMRNRVLLMHVKCGMMIDARKLFVEMPEKNLVSWNMIIGGLVDSGDYAEVFRLFLIMWEESLDGGSRTFAMMIRASAGLGHIFVGRQLHTCTLKMGVADNIFVTCALIDMYSKCGSIEDAQCVFDEMPEKTTVGWNSIIAGYALHGYSEEAVSKFYEMRDSGVEMDHFTFSMVLRICTRLASLEHAKQAHASLVRHGFGLDIVANTALVDFYSKWGRMEDARHVFDKMPQKNVISWNALIAGYGNHGHGEEAIEMFERMLQEKMIPDHVTFLAVLSACSYSGLSERGWAYFKSMSRDHKIKPRAMHHACMIELLGKDGLLDEAFALIKSAPFRPTANMWAALLTACRVHENLEIGKLAAEKLYGMEPEKLSNYFVLLNIYNSSGKLKEAAAVVQTLRRKGMRMLPACSWIEVKKQPYFFHSGDKSNAQTKGIYQKLDNLMLEISKHGYVPERKYLLPDVDVQEERVMLYHSEKLAIAFGLINTPGWTPLQIVQSHRICGDCHSAIKLIAMVTGREIVVRDASRFHHFRDASCSCGDYW; translated from the coding sequence ATGGAAATCCCACTCCTAAGCTACCATTTTCCTTTCACTGTCAAGGACAGGAAATCTATGTTTTCTGGGTATTGTTTTTCATTTAGTAGGAGAAAATGGATAAACCCTTTTGATAGGATTAGGTGTTGTTCACTGGAAGTACAAGGGGTGCAGCAGCCATGGCTGAAGCCGAAACCGTCGAAAATTGATGTTGGGGAGAGGAAAGAGACGGTTTTGGAAGAACCCCAGATGAGAAAACATCCCAGTTCTGGGATTTGCAGTCAGATAGAGAAGTTGGTTTTAAATAAGAGGTATAGGGAGGCACTTGAGTTGTTTGAGATTTTGGAGTTTGAGGGTGGTTTTGAATTGGAATCTAGCACATATGATGCACTGATTAGCGCTTGCATAGGTTTGAAGTCGATTAGAGGGGTGAAAAGGGTGTTTAGTTATATGAGCAGTAATGTGTTTGACTTGGATCTGTATATGAGGAACAGGGTGCTGCTTATGCATGTCAAATGTGGGATGATGATTGATGCGCGTAAGTTGTTTGTTGAAATGCCGGAGAAGAATTTGGTCTCCTGGAATATGATAATTGGGGGGCTTGTGGATTCCGGTGATTATGCTGAGGTGTTCCGGCTGTTTTTAATTATGTGGGAGGAGTCTTTAGATGGTGGGTCGCGCACATTTGCCATGATGATTCGGGCATCTGCTGGGTTGGGACACATTTTTGTGGGAAGACAGCTTCACACTTGTACTTTAAAGATGGGTGTTGCTGACAATATATTTGTGACTTGTGCTCTAATTGACATGTATAGTAAGTGTGGGAGTATTGAAGATGCTCAATGTGTATTTGATGAGATGCCGGAGAAGACAACAGTTGGGTGGAATTCCATTATTGCAGGTTATGCACTTCATGGTTATAGTGAAGAAGCTGTCAGTAAGTTCTATGAGATGCGTGATTCTGGTGTTGAAATGGACCATTTCACATTTTCAATGGTTTTAAGAATATGTACGAGGTTGGCTTCTTTAGAGCATGCTAAGCAAGCTCATGCGAGTTTAGTTCGTCATGGTTTTGGATTAGATATAGTAGCGAACACAGCACTTGTAGATTTCTATAGCAAATGGGGGAGAATGGAAGATGCACGTCATGTCTTTGACAAGATGCCACAAAAGAATGTTATATCTTGGAATGCCTTAATTGCTGGATATGGTAATCATGGTCATGGAGAAGAAGCTATTGAGATGTTTGAGCGGATGCTTCAGGAAAAAATGATACCCGACCATGTCACCTTTCTTGCAGTTTTATCTGCTTGTAGTTATTCAGGTTTATCAGAACGTGGGTGGGCGTATTTTAAATCAATGAGTAGGGATCACAAGATTAAGCCCCGTGCTATGCATCATGCATGTATGATTGAATTATTAGGTAAAGATGGTCTTTTAGATGAAGCCTTTGCACTGATAAAAAGTGCTCCATTTAGGCCTACAGCTAACATGTGGGCTGCCCTGCTGACAGCTTGTCGTGTCCATGAGAATTTAGAGATTGGAAAATTGGCTGCTGAGAAGCTTTATGGAATGGAGCCTGAAAAGCTTAGTAATTATTTTgtgcttttaaatatatacaacAGCTCTGGCAAGTTGAAGGAAGCTGCTGCTGTTGTTCAGACCTTAAGAAGAAAGGGTATGAGAATGCTTCCGGCATGCAGTTGGATTGAAGTTAAAAAGCAGCCGTATTTTTTCCATTCTGGAGATAAAAGCAATGCCCAAACGAAAGGGATATACCAGAAATTGGACAACTTGATGCTAGAGATTTCAAAACATGGTTATGTTCctgagagaaaatatttgcttCCCGATGTTGATGTTCAGGAAGAGCGGGTTATGTTGTACCACAGTGAGAAACTGGCAATAGCTTTTGGGCTGATCAACACTCCAGGTTGGACACCACTGCAAATTGTGCAGAGCCATCGGATTTGTGGTGACTGCCATAGTGCAATTAAGTTAATAGCCATGGTTACTGGACGTGAAATTGTTGTGAGGGACGCCAGCAGATTCCACCATTTTAGAGATGCCAGTTGTTCATGTGGGGATTATTGGTGA
- the LOC126693351 gene encoding F-box protein At2g32560-like, whose protein sequence is MLYLLISCVSFSFIFLSKSFTHKSLPSWEAEMKLLSPWFWGELSTFLVSWFKKSRPAISFFQVPVLFIPLKNMGHSSKVENVEEKDDVSLLDLPDLALDCILERLSPAGLCSMGAVCSSLRDRCRSDHLWKKHKEHKWDRVISDATYREWKMHVVSRKRPTLLDQSKRKGLFNSLFGDWPSSWFRPKLESSSKSRRSLPVDSIKAWYQSLESGKLWFPSQVYNRENGNVGFMLSCYDAELSYDSKNDTFQARYLPHGRRTTEDNIQWERLRAPPVDTPPNVLHVSDCLDDLKPGDHIEIQWRKAREFPYGWWYGIIGHLEACDRNENHCHCHYSDSVILEFNQYSPDSKWRRMVINRKSHREEGNEVDGFYGGIRKLYEDEEIARWKRLWPTQILD, encoded by the exons ATGCTTTACCTCCTAATCTCTTGTGtatccttctccttcatcttcctttccAAGTCTTTCACTCACAAGTCACTCCCTTCATGGGAGGCTGAGATGAAATTGTTGTCACCTTGGTTCTGGGGTGAATTATCAACTTTTCTTGTGTCTTGGTTCAAGAAAAGTAGGCCTGCTATCAGTTTCTTTCAAGTACCTGTATTATTCATTCCATTGAAGAACATGGGACATAGCTCAAAAGTAGAGAATGTAGAGGAGAAAGATGATGTTTCTCTGTTGGATTTGCCTGACTTGGCCTTGGACTGCATTCTTGAACGGCTTTCGCCAGCCGGGTTATGTAGTATGGGAGCAGTGTGTAGTTCTTTGAGGGATAGATGTAGGAGTGATCATTTATGGAAGAAACACAAGGAGCACAAGTGGGATAGAGTGATTAGTGATGCTACTTATAGAGAATGGAAAATGCATGTAGTCTCAAGAAAAAGACCTACCCTTTTGGATCAAAGCAAGAGAAAAGGGTTATTTAACTCCCTTTTTGGGGATTGGCCTTCTTCATGGTTTAGACCAAAATTAGAAAGCAGCAGCAAGTCAAGGAGGTCTTTACCGGTTGATTCAATCAAGGCTTGGTATCAATCCCTTGAAAGTGGCAAGTTATGGTTTCCATCTCAAGTCTATAATCGTGAG AATGGTAATGTTGGTTTTATGCTGTCATGTTATGATGCTGAACTTAGCTATGACTCGAAGAATGACACCTTTCAGGCAAG ATACTTGCCGCATGGGCGGCGAACAACAGAGGATAATATACAATGGGAGAGGCTAAGAGCACCACCGGTTGATACTCCTCCAAATGTTCTTCATGTCTCTGATTGTTTAGATGACTTAAAGCCTGGTGATCACATTGAGATCCAGTGGAGAAAAGCCAGAGAATTCCCCTATG GTTGGTGGTATGGAATCATTGGTCACTTGGAAGCATGTGACAGGAATGAGAATCACTGCCACTGCCATTATAGTG ATTCAGTGATATTGGAGTTCAACCAGTATTCTCCTGACTCAAAATGGAGAAGAATGGTGATAAACAGGAAGAGCCACCGGGAGGAAGGCAATGAAGTAGATGGCTTCTATGGTGGAATTAGGAAGCTTTATGAAGATGAGGAGATTGCAAGGTGGAAACGCCTTTGGCCAACCCAAATATTGGATTAG